One window of the Sparus aurata chromosome 17, fSpaAur1.1, whole genome shotgun sequence genome contains the following:
- the fam210ab gene encoding uncharacterized protein C18orf19 homolog B produces MIMQRVLTLGILRRVAAVHPLLAGVTVPKPPTAYCCCALRLSLSPPTGQRWLSTSTSSKAAQEQKQLPRQEEPKSSSLSETQEKVEAGIEAAEVDPLQDKSIGLVQRFKRTFKQYGKVMIPVHLVTSSFWFGTFYYAAMKGVNVVPFLEMIGLPESLVGLLRDSSSGYALTAYAMYKIATPARYTMTLGGTSVSVQYLRKHGYLSTPPPVKEYFQDKMEETKEKLTEKMEETKERLSEKMEETKERFSEKMEETKDKFSEKLQETKDRVSEGKAFFRKEK; encoded by the exons atgatcATGCAGCGCGTCCTAACTCTAGGGATACTGCGGCGGGTGGCAGCAGTGCACCCATTGCTGGCGGGCGTCACTGTCCCCAAGCCACCAACAGCATATTGTTGCTGTGCCCTCCGCCTGTCACTGTCACCACCGACAGGTCAGCGCTGGCTGtctacctccacctccagcaagGCAGCACAGGAGCAAAAACAACTGCCAAGACAGGAGGAACCAAAATCCAGCTCCCTGTCTGAAACACAGGAAAAAGTGGAAGCTGGAATTGAAGCTGCAGAGGTGGACCCCCTGCAGGACAAGTCCATTGGTCTGGTCCAGAGGTTTAAGAGGACGTTCAAACAGTACGGGAAGGTGATGATCCCTGTACATCTGGTGACGTCCTCTTTCTGGTTTGGAACCTTCTACTACGCTGCTATGAA AGGTGTGAATGTAGTGCCGTTCTTGGAGATGATTGGTCTACCGGAGTCACTAGTTGGCCTTCTGAGAGATTCCTCGAGTGGCTACGCTCTGACTGCATACGCCATGTACAAG ATTGCAACCCCTGCTAGATATACAATGACTCTTGGCGGTACATCAGTATCGGTTCAGTATCTCCGCAAGCACGGCTATTTGTCCACACCACCACCGGTTAAAGAATACTTTCAGGACAAAATGGAGGAGACGAAGGAGAAACTGAcagaaaagatggaggagacaaagGAGAGATTGTCAGAGAAAATGGAGGAAACAAAAGAACGTTTCTCTGAGAAAATGGAAGAGACTAAGGACAAGTTTTCAGAGAAATTGCAGGAAACCAAAGACAGAGTTTCCGAGGGAAAAGCTtttttcagaaaagaaaaatga